The genomic window CTTGCCGAGGTTACCAAGAAGCCTCCGACGGTTCGGGGGTCAATTCTCCATTCGCCTTGGCACTGCTTCGCGGCTTGGAAGAGATTCCATCAAACGCAAAACAACCACCGCGTATTTGGACGGGGCGGCTGATGAAAACCTTGGCCGAAGAATTTCGGGCGCTTGACAGCAGCCAGCGTCCTTCGTACCGAAGTCTGGCGGGCGGGCAAGGCGAGTTTACTTTCTTTCCTGACTTCGAAAATGCCAAGTTTGGCGATCATTCGCATGGACAACTGTTGTCCGTGGCGATGCTTCGAGCAACTTCGCCAGGTATCAAAGGAAATTGGTGGTTTGACGAGATGCCGTGGTTTATGCCCAGCATTCGAGGCCGCATTCTGATGCAGAATCAGGCCCAATCAAGATCAAGTGATCTGTCGGCCAGCATTCGGCCCTCGAGTTTGCGTCGTATCGCCGGCAAAGTGCGAGATCGAATGCATGCTGATGTGGAGCGTCTGCAAAAGAGCACCTTGGAATCTGCTAATCCAGAAGAGGAATCAAAGCACAGAGAACTTCGACTGCTCCGCCTCCGATCCGAACATCTGACACGACTACTCAAAGAGACTGATCCCGCTGCTCGATTAAAAACACTGGAGTCAATTGAAGCGGATTTGGTTGATCCAGCCAATCAAGACATTCTTGAAGCGACCGACTTGCATCTGTTGGCCGTCGTTCGACATTCGATTGGACGGAAGGAAGCCGTTGACAGTTACGAAGCGGCAATCAACGGCTATCGGGTACCAGTCCAAGGCGACAATGCGACCAGCAAGCTCAATGAATCCCTCGAAGCATTGTGTCACGCCGACTTTGGTGACTGTCTCGCACGGTTAGGTGCTGAACCCAATGATACAATCGAGCAATTTAAGCTGGCAATCAGTACGCTCGAACAAACACCCCCTGATGCGTTCCATGTCTACTGTCTCTGCCGGCTGTCATCGTCTTACCTGAAGGACAATCGTTGGGAAGATGCGCGGATACATCTTTCAACCGCAAAGGACATTGTTAACGACTTTGATTCTGAAGGTTATCTCGCCGCCTTTGTGCACCGCAGCGACGCTTGGTCAAAGATGATTCAATGGGAAATCGAAGCGGCGGAAAACTCGTTTCGCGACTCAAATCAAGTATTACTGCCTCTGATTGTGGCTAATGCTAGCCCGGAAGCTCGCAAGGCGGAACAAAACGCTGGGCTTGGCGAGAAGTCCACGGCATTTCGCGAATCGTCCGATCTTGGAGCCAAGGTTGCGTACTTTCATAACTTGCACGGGTTGGCGATGGCGATTCGCTATCGCGGCAAGCCCCAACTGGCCGCTCAGCAATACCGCTACGTCATCGCAATGATCGAAGACGCGTTGTTTCAATTGCGCAGCGTATCGGATGAATCGTCCACACGGACCGAAGTTGAGCTGAGCCTACTGGAACGATTCATCAACTCGCAGGAGCGACTGGGCGATTGCAACCTGCTTGGTGATCCCGCCGGCCGAGACTTGGCTGAAGCTGCTGATGACTACCGTCGCGCCATGAGCCGTGTCCACCGCTTGCCGACGACACGCCGGATCGGTTTACAAGCTCAGTTGTTCTACAAACAGGCTCTGGCCTATGCGTTGCCTTCCCCTACTCAAGACTGCGAATTGGCGTTGGAGATGTGTCATCATGCCGATCAAATACTAGAAGACGGAGGCCAGAGTTCCACCGGTCTGCTGCTTGCATTGCAAACGCTTACAACGCCCACCGTGGAAATGCTCTCCAGTGGTTCTGGGCAAAGTGCTTTGACGCAGGACCAGTCTCGACAGGTGGTGGCTACTGAGAACGTAAGTGATGAAAGCACCTCTAATCTTTCTACCACGGAGAAGCTGCGATCGGCAATTCTTACCCTACGAGACTTAGCGGGGCCTTCTGCGCATCGCGATCAACTAGAGTTGATGATGTTCTCTGCCCGCAACTTGATCGAGTTTGGCCAGGAATCCAGTCGCATGAGACAAAGCGGAGATGTCGAACTCTTGCTGAGCCTCAGTCGTTTGGCACTCAATCGAGGCAACGGTCATGTCGACGGTGAGGCAATCCATCTCGGGTCGCAAGCATTCCTGCGGCAATACTACGACACCGCATTCGCCGCATCCCTAGCAACGACCCCCAGTGACGCGAAAAGATTGCTTGAAATACAGCATGAAGCGACGACTGGCACTCGCTACGGCAAAGCATACATTGGCTTAGCTGTGGATTCGACGCGAAGCGAGCCACAACCAGTACTGGCAATCTATCGCATGGCCGATGCAGCTTACTTGGTTTGCGACTGCCCTAGGAGCAAGGGCTCTTGTGTACTGTTGGACGACATCTGCACGCCCGATGAACTCACCAGCGCATGTGAACACGAGGCGTCACTAAAGATGCGACTGCCTTCGGAAGTATCACGCAAACTTGAGGCATATTTCGCAACCTCAAACCCTCGCTGTGGTATATCGCTTCAGCATCGCGACCCGGTCACGATGCTTGGGTACGCTGTGTGGACCGAAACGTCCGCCAAATTCGATGCAGCTGAAAGTCGGAAGAATGCGGTTGCTCCACACGCCACTAAATTGACCATTATCGGCGAATTCCCGTTTCAAATTCCAACCGGTTGGCTGGGTGAGCGTTCAATGGATCCGAGTGTTCGCGGACAATAGAAAGCAGGACTCTATACAGGTTGGGGGATCAAAACGTGTTTTGCAATTCAGGCTGGCATTTCCCACACCAGGAGGCATCGGAAACGCGACAGGCAGTTTCTGAACCGGTGTCAAGCAACCCGCTTCGTGTTTTCTTGCCAAAGCCAAGAAACAAGACGTTAGATCGACGGTGAGCCTTGCAAACCGCACGACCACAGAATTGACAAATCGCAATTGCCTCTACTTCGCAATCAAAGCATCTCATTGAATCCCCCAACCTTTTCCGGAATTTGTCGGCGTACACTGCATCCTCAAAGCAATCGCATGCCATCGGGGCAGTTGCGTTGCGCTGATGATGGCACGCGCTTTGGTTCTTCGACGCAATGACTGGCATGGTCGTGGCCAGCGCCGTTAAATACGACTACATGCGAAAATGTTCATCATCGCGTGCCCAGTATCGTGGCTGTGCGTGTGCCCCGCGTGAGCGTAATGCATGCAAGTCTACTGCTGACTGAGTGTCAGGCCGCGAAGGCTGTCGTCGCCGCTGTTGTCGACGACAGCATCCAGTGCACCGGTCAACACAAAACCATCGACGCGGGCACGGGCCTGGGCGAGTTGTTGTTGAGAAACAATGTACTGCAAGTTTGTGTCAAAGTAGGTTCGTCGGGCAATCAGGACTTGCACAAAGCTGGTTTCGCCCGCTTTGTAGGCGAGTTCCGCTAGCCTGAGACCTTCCTTTGCGTTGGGCAGAATGTCGCTCGTGTATTGCTCGACAGCGACCAGCGAGGAATCGTAATCGCGTGAGACGGCC from Roseimaritima ulvae includes these protein-coding regions:
- a CDS encoding caspase family protein, whose product is MQRLSVSICLALILGYWTTWVSETRAQSTDLNQYNDSFEFADEVAPTASKGYRKQWALIVGIDYADGDAYSNPQRRQIPKLANARRDAAALKDKLIHKYGYQEENVVLLLEGEATGERINRELQKLHGNDVGEQDSVLVFFAGHGAKQTNVDGNVVIYPHDVELENGRAESGMLYVRDDLITRINKSKALHKLLILDSCYSGEVFSQQLELAAPSSHDDGKDKSLFSQRGFQVVASCRGYQEASDGSGVNSPFALALLRGLEEIPSNAKQPPRIWTGRLMKTLAEEFRALDSSQRPSYRSLAGGQGEFTFFPDFENAKFGDHSHGQLLSVAMLRATSPGIKGNWWFDEMPWFMPSIRGRILMQNQAQSRSSDLSASIRPSSLRRIAGKVRDRMHADVERLQKSTLESANPEEESKHRELRLLRLRSEHLTRLLKETDPAARLKTLESIEADLVDPANQDILEATDLHLLAVVRHSIGRKEAVDSYEAAINGYRVPVQGDNATSKLNESLEALCHADFGDCLARLGAEPNDTIEQFKLAISTLEQTPPDAFHVYCLCRLSSSYLKDNRWEDARIHLSTAKDIVNDFDSEGYLAAFVHRSDAWSKMIQWEIEAAENSFRDSNQVLLPLIVANASPEARKAEQNAGLGEKSTAFRESSDLGAKVAYFHNLHGLAMAIRYRGKPQLAAQQYRYVIAMIEDALFQLRSVSDESSTRTEVELSLLERFINSQERLGDCNLLGDPAGRDLAEAADDYRRAMSRVHRLPTTRRIGLQAQLFYKQALAYALPSPTQDCELALEMCHHADQILEDGGQSSTGLLLALQTLTTPTVEMLSSGSGQSALTQDQSRQVVATENVSDESTSNLSTTEKLRSAILTLRDLAGPSAHRDQLELMMFSARNLIEFGQESSRMRQSGDVELLLSLSRLALNRGNGHVDGEAIHLGSQAFLRQYYDTAFAASLATTPSDAKRLLEIQHEATTGTRYGKAYIGLAVDSTRSEPQPVLAIYRMADAAYLVCDCPRSKGSCVLLDDICTPDELTSACEHEASLKMRLPSEVSRKLEAYFATSNPRCGISLQHRDPVTMLGYAVWTETSAKFDAAESRKNAVAPHATKLTIIGEFPFQIPTGWLGERSMDPSVRGQ